Within Paenibacillus sp. RUD330, the genomic segment TATCCAAATAAGGAATGTTTAGAATTCGCTGGAAGTTGGCATCCTATGGGCAGCCTTCATCTATGTCCGTGTTCCGGTTCCTAAGCGGCTCAAGCAGGTTGCGCATCAAGTACGGAACGATAACTTGAACGCAAAAAACCTCCGCTCAGGCTGAGCGGAGGTTGTCGGAAACATGCTATACGAGTGCGGCTTCCTGCTGAAGCAGAGCGGCTTTGTCCACGCGCTCCCAAGGCAGGTCGATGTCCGTACGGCCGAAGTGGCCGTATGCAGCCGTTTTTCCGTAGATCGGACGGCGCAGGTCCAGCATCTTGATGATGCCTGCAGGACGAAGGTCGAAGTTGGAGCGGATCAGCTCGACGAGCTTTTCCTCTTCCACCTTGCCGGTGCCGTACGTGTCCACGTTGATGGAGACCGGATTGGCTACGCCGATAGCGTAGGCCAGCTGGATCTCGCATTTGTCGGCCAGGCCGGCTGCAACGATGTTCTTCGCCACGTAACGGGCCGCGTATGCCGCGGAACGGTCGACTTTCGTCGGATCCTTGCCCGAGAACGCGCCGCCGCCATGGCGGGCGTAGCCGCCGTAGGTGTCGACGATGATTTTGCGGCCGGTGAGGCCGGCATCGCCTTGAGGTCCGCCGATGACGAAGCGGCCCGTCGGGTTGATGAAATATTTCGTGTCTCCATCGATCAGCTCCTGAGGAACGACCGGAGCGATGACATGCTCGCGGATATCCTTCTGGATCTGCTCAAGGGAGATCGCTTCGTCATGCTGGGTCGAGACAACGATCGTGTCTACGCGGACTGGCTTGCCGTCCTGGTATTCGATCGTTACTTGCGTTTTGCCGTCCGGACGAAGGTATTCCAGCGTGCCGTTCTTGCGAACTTCCGCCAGGCGGCGGGCAATGCGGTGGGACAGCGCGATCGGAAGCGGCATCAGCTCAGGCGTTTCGTTCGTTGCAAAACCGAACATGAGGCCTTGGTCGCCTGCTCCGATGTCTTCGTTTTCTTGCTGGATGTCCTTGCCTTCGCGGGTTTCGATCGCGGCGTTGACGCCTTGGGCGATATCGGCCGACTGCTCGTTGAGAGAAGTCAGAACCGCGCAGGTGCTGGAGTCAAAGCCGAACTTGGCGCGCGTATATCCAATTTCCTTGATGGTGCGGCGCGCGATTGCGGAGATATCCACGTAGTCTGCACGGCTGCTGATCTCGCCGATAACGAGCACAAGGCCCGTCGCTACGGATACTTCACAGGCAACGCGGGCATAGGGATCCACTTCAAGGAAAGCGTCGAGAACTGCGTCAGAAATCTGGTCGCATATTTTATCGGGATGGCCTTCCGTTACGGATTCCGAAGTAAACAGGTGTCTTCCTTTAAGGGACAAGCTGATCGACCTCCTAGAACCATATAATGAGAAAAGTCCTGAACAAAAAATCAACCTTTTCCCATTGGAAAAGGTCGTTAGACAACTCTTCTAGGACACTATAATAGCGGAACTGTCGCATAGTGTCAATGGACGGCAATCCTTGGTAGTTTTTGGAGAATCTCCTTTGGACCGCGTCGCCATGCGATTTTAGAGTCCGTAGAGGGATTGCTCGGCCTTGGCGACGAGACGCTTCGTAATCTCGCCTCCCACCGATCCCGCCTGGCGCGTTGCCAGGGAAGACCAATGCACCGTCGGCTGCGAGCTGTGCCCGGCCTCGCCGAGCTCTCCGGCGAATTCTGTATCTCCCGCTCCGGGAGCCGGAACGGAGTACAAGCCAAGCTCTCCGGCAATTTCGTATTTCATCTGATTGAGGATCTCCTTGCTTGCAGGCACGACAACGCGGTTGGATCTAGCCATGATCTAAGCACCTCCAGTAGAATTGGATAAGGATGTGCCTATAGAATGCCTCCGGCCCGGAGGCGCTAAGCTTCGAACATATTGTCACTGGGGGAAAAAAATAACTATTCGCGATAGTTCGCAAATAGTTAAGGAGACTTGGATATCCATGGATTCGGATTGGATTTCATTTCTATGGATTTTCTATAAGCAGCCATTTGTTTAATTGAATTCAAATTAGTCGGCTAGCCACCTTAGGGGCCATCCTCCTAATCGCCTATTAAGCCATTATGCCATTACGCCATTAAGCCATTCCGCCATTACGCATTTTTATAGGATCTACGGCTGCATCTTGATTTCATAACTGCCTTTGACCATGACCGTCAGCCCTGTCTTCATGCCGGGTGCGCTCGAAACGCCTCTTCCTCCCCGTGGAAACAGGATCAAATGGTTTTGCGGCACAGCAGCCCCCGACTTGATGTCGATGCCGTCCGTTACGTCCGCGATGCCGTTGCTGTCCGGGCTGTAGGCGACCGCTTTGCCTGCCCGCACCACCACTTCCGCTCCATCGGCGGCGATCAGCGTTTTGCCTACCGGCACGTTGATGACCTTGATTCCGCCATCATCCTCCGAGCCGCCATCCGAGCCGCCTCCGCTTGGTTTCGCCGTCGGCTTCGGCGTCGTTGTCGCCGTGGGAGTTGCTGTCGGGGTAGGAGTAGGGGTCGGCGTTGCCGTAGGTGTGCTCCCACCCGAACCGCCAGTGCCGAACCCCAGCTCGGCCAGTCTTTGGTCGACATAACTTTTCGTTACGACCGGATCTTCAGCCGTACCGGGAACCACTGCGGCAGAAGAACCGGCGGCGCCGGTCGATGCGGCCGCGGATGCATCTCCTCCGAGTGAGTTGGCCAAGGTCGTCCAGTGCGTCCCCGTCCATACGCCGGCCGCAAGCGTCAAGGTCAGCGTTGTCCACTTCAAGCCTTTTGTCCCTTTGTTGCCCATGCCTGTTCTGTCTCCTTCCATCTCTTCTCTTTATATGTAGTCGTTCGTCTTCATGCAAGACCCCTTCAATAATCTACCACTCTACTATAATTCGATTCCATTGTCTATCATTCGACTCTGGCCGAACAGTAGAAAGCCGCGCCGGCTAGAAGTGCCGGCGCGGCTAGAATCGACGTTTACTTATCAATCAGGAACCAGGAATACTGCTTGGATGCAATGAGTATTTTTGAATCTTGGAAGACGTCATAGATATTAAGCTTGTATTTGCTGTTGGTTTGAATTTTAGACTGGATCTCCGGATCGCTGAACAGGATATTGAAGTCCAGGTCGCTTCCTTCCTTCAATACATCGTCCTGCGAGCCTTGAACGCCAACCCCGAGCTGATACGTCTTGCTGAGAGCCAGCTTGCCGGCATCTTGATTGACAACCTCGACGACGAGCTTATGCGTGCCCGCTACCGCCTCGTATTGGGAATCCCTCAGAAGCGAGTAGTTCGTCTGCAGCTTTAATCCATCAATCGCATAAGCATCTTTTACATTATAGAACAGTCCAATTTTTGAAAGAGACAGCATATAGGCGCCGATTCTAAGCTGCTTAAGATCGGTCGTGGCGACATCAGTCACCGATCCGGCTAGCGAATAGGCGGCCGGACGGACGATGATGCCGCTTGCCGTTTCGCTGCCGGTTGAGCTGCCTCCCGATCCGGTCGAGCTACCTCCAGTCGATCCGCTTCCATCCCCGCTGGCAGGAGGAGGAGTCGAGGTTGCAGCGGAAATAGCTTCCCCAAGCACAAGCTGATAGTCCGTGACTTCAAAGGATCTTGGCAGCGTTGCCCAAGCCGCAATCAGCGCCTTGCCTTCCGGACTGATCCGCTC encodes:
- the metK gene encoding methionine adenosyltransferase, with amino-acid sequence MSLKGRHLFTSESVTEGHPDKICDQISDAVLDAFLEVDPYARVACEVSVATGLVLVIGEISSRADYVDISAIARRTIKEIGYTRAKFGFDSSTCAVLTSLNEQSADIAQGVNAAIETREGKDIQQENEDIGAGDQGLMFGFATNETPELMPLPIALSHRIARRLAEVRKNGTLEYLRPDGKTQVTIEYQDGKPVRVDTIVVSTQHDEAISLEQIQKDIREHVIAPVVPQELIDGDTKYFINPTGRFVIGGPQGDAGLTGRKIIVDTYGGYARHGGGAFSGKDPTKVDRSAAYAARYVAKNIVAAGLADKCEIQLAYAIGVANPVSINVDTYGTGKVEEEKLVELIRSNFDLRPAGIIKMLDLRRPIYGKTAAYGHFGRTDIDLPWERVDKAALLQQEAALV
- a CDS encoding alpha/beta-type small acid-soluble spore protein — protein: MARSNRVVVPASKEILNQMKYEIAGELGLYSVPAPGAGDTEFAGELGEAGHSSQPTVHWSSLATRQAGSVGGEITKRLVAKAEQSLYGL